In a single window of the Nitrospirota bacterium genome:
- a CDS encoding DUF2283 domain-containing protein, translated as MNDFKVFYDDEEDILFLGKEGEEAEVVDISPGVNMELDSSGNLIGVEVFNASMMFKDVLKSMEKKLNVA; from the coding sequence ATGAACGATTTTAAGGTATTTTATGATGATGAAGAGGATATTCTTTTTCTTGGAAAAGAGGGAGAGGAAGCAGAGGTGGTAGATATCTCGCCGGGTGTAAATATGGAGCTTGACAGCAGCGGCAACCTTATTGGCGTAGAAGTATTCAATGCCTCCATGATGTTTAAGGACGTCCTAAAGTCAATGGAAAAGAAACTTAATGTTGCATAG